Below is a window of Lentimicrobiaceae bacterium DNA.
AACGATGAAGTAGAGTTTACCAATTCAAGTTATAATCAAATAATTAATATTTGCTCCGATTTAATCAGCAAAAATCAAGATTTTGATTCGAGGGCTTTAACTCACAATGTAAATCCCGATATATCGCAAACAGTTATTGATATTGTTGCAAATAAATATACTTTCAGTCCTAATTGGGAAAAAAAGAAAATATATTTAGCTACCGAAAGTGATGTTTTAGACAAACTTGTACCCAAAACCTTACTTTCGTATAAAGCCAAACGCATCAATCAGGTTGTGCAAGAATTGTTGAAACAAATGCAAAATGAAGAAGACGAAGAACAAAAAAACAAATACGTAAAAAAATATTTAGATGTAAAAAAATGCTAGACGATATTAACTACTGGTTAGGCAGATATACTAGTTACTAATCTATTTTTTGTAAAATAAATTGAAGCTATGAATATAAATTTTATAAAATCTAGAAATTAAGGGCATCTATGATAAAAAATAACAAAAAAACGTATTTTAAATTATTTAATAATGAAAACAACAAAGTTGATTTTAGCAATTCTTGTTGCAATTGCTACACAAAGGGCTATATCGCAGCAACAAACCGTAGGCATTTTCTTTAACACTCCGGAATCGTTTAACGGTTATACTCTTTTCTCGCCCATTGTGGGCACGACAACTTACTTGATAGATAATTGCGGAGAAGTAGTGCACAAGTGGGAATCGACAAGAACCCCGGGTCTTAAGGCATATCTGAATACCGATGGCAATTTAGTTAGAGCTGCATCATCTCAAAATTTCGTTTTTAACGGAAGATGGGGCGGAACAATAGAAGTTTTTAATTGGGAAGGAGAAAAAATTTGGGAATACGTTATTTCCGACGATTATAAATGCCAGCATCACGATATTGAATGTTTGCCTAATGGGAACTTTTTGGCTATCGTATGGGAGTTACATACTTTAGAAGAGGTTATTCAGGCAGGTAGGGTCGATGCTGAAAGTCCGGTTTGGTCGGAAAAAATTGTAGAAATAAAACCCGATTATGTAAATGGAGGCGGAACCGTAGTTTGGGAATGGAGAACGTGGGATCATTTAATTCAAGATGTTGACCCCAACCTTGATAACTACGGTGTTGTTGCAGACAATCCGCAACGAGTGGATATTAACTATTTGGGCGAGGTTGAAACTGCTACCGATTGGCTTCACTTTAACAGTGTTTACCACAATGCCGAATTAGATCAAATTGTTATTACCGTACATAATTTGCACGAAATATGGATAGTAGACCATTCAACAACAACCGAAGAAGCAGCATCAAGTTCGGGCGGCAATTGCGGAAAAGGTGGCGATTTGCTTTATCGTTGGGGAAATCCATTGGCGTATAAAAGAGGCACCGAAAGCGACCAGCAACTGTTTTTGCCACATGATGCCAATTGGATACCAAAAGGACAAATGGATGAAGGCATGATTATGATTTACGACAATCAGGCGGGGACTCCTTATGGTCTTGATTATTCTGCTGTCGATGTTATTGACCCGCCTTTGTTGGACGACGGAAATTATTTATTCGAGAATGCAGCTTACGCTCCAGTTGCACCACATTGGACTTATACAGCCGAAAATCCAACCGATTTTTATTCAGATATTATTTCCGGAGCACGCCGTCTTCCCAACAACAATACTCTTATATGCGAGGGCATGTCGGGCAGACTTTTTGAAGTCGATTACGAAGGTAATATTGTTTGGCAGTACGTAAATCCTGTAGGGATGAACGGAATTACACCACAGTATTCTCAGCCTCAAATAAATGCTGTTTTTAAAGTAGAAAGATACGCTCCCGATTTTGAAGGATTTGAAGGACGTGAGCTTATACCGCAAGGACACATAGAGCCGGGTACATTCGTTGAATGCGAAATTTACGACGACACTAATATTGAAAATTTGTATGTTGACAACAATTTTCACGTGTTTCCAAATCCCGCAAGTTCGTTACTCAATGTACAGTGGGATTATACAAATGTTGATAAAATACAACTTACCGATATAAAAGGGAATTTATTAATAGAAACTCCGGTATACACTAACAGTTCAGTTATTGATGTTAGCTGTTTTAGCGAAGGAGTATATATAATTTCCCTATTTAATAAGGGCTATTTAATATCGAATAAACAAGTTATTGTTAAGTAAGTTGAAGCTATGAACCATAAATCTTATAAAATCTAAAAGTTAAGGGCAACTATGATAAAAAAGAACAAAAAAACGTATTTTAAATTATTTAATCATGAAAACAACAAAGTTGATTATAGCAATTCTTGTTGCAATTGCTACACAAAGGGCTATGTCGCAGCAACAAACCGTCGGGATATTTTTCAACACTCCTGAATCATTCAACGGTTACACTCTATTCTCGCCTATAGCAGGAACTACGACTTACTTGATAGATAATTGTGGCGAAGTTGTAAAAACATGGGAATCTGACAGGACTCCGGGTCTTAAAGCATATTTAACTGCTGATGGCGATTTGATAAGAGGGAAGTCGGTGGAAAATCCTGTTTTTCACGGAAGATCAAGCGGAGCAATGGAAGTTTTTAATTGGGAGGGAGAACGAATTTGGGAATACTCCATTTCAAACAACATCAATTGTCAGCACCACGATATTGTGCGTTTGCCCAATGGGAACTTTTTGCTTATTGTATGGGATCTTCGTACTAGCGAAGAAGCTCTCCGGGTTGGCAGGGTTAATGTTTCAAGAGATATTTGGTCTGAAAAAATTGTAGAAGTACAACCCGACTACGAAAACGGTGGTGGCACAATAGTTTGGGAATGGAAAGTATGGGATCATTTAATCCAAGATGTTAACCCCAACATAGCTAATTATGGCGTTGTTGCTGACAATCCGCAACGCATAGATATTAACTATTTGGGAGAAGACCCATTCTCTGTCGATTGGCTTCATTTCAACAGTCTCGATTACAATGTCGAACTAGACCAAATAGTTATCAGTGTGCACAATTTGCACGAAATATGGATAATTGACCACTCAACCACAACTGAAGAAGCAGCTTCAAGCTCGGGTGGTAATTACGGAAAGGGTGGAGATTTACTCTATCGTTGGGGAAATCCTTTAGCATACAAAAGAGGCACAGTAAACGACCAAAAATTATTTTTGCAACACGATGCAAGTTGGATACCCAAAGGACAAATGGATGAAGGTATGATTATGATTTTTAATAATAGAACGGGAACTCCTTACGGTCTCGACTACTCTTCTGTTGATGTTATTGACCCGCCTTTGTTAAACGACGGTAATTATTTATTTGAAAATGCAGCTTACGGTCCAGCCGAAACGCATTGGACTTATACAGCCGAAAATCCAACCGATTTTTACTCCGATCTTATTTCAGGTGCACGCCGACTACCCAACAATAATACACTTATATGCGAAGGCATGTCGGGAAGACTTTTTGAAGTTGATTACGACGGCAATATTGTTTGGCAATACGTAAATCCTGTGGGAGTCAATGGTATTACACCTCAGTACGCTCAACCTCAAGTAAACCCTGTTTTTAAAATAGATAGATACGCTCCTGATTTTGAAGGGTTTGAAGGTCGTGAGCTCATACCACAAGGGCATATAGAACCTGGAACATTTGTTGAATGCGAAATTTACGATGGCACTGATATTGAAATGTTATACGCTGACTATAATTTTAACGTGTTCCCAAATCCGGCAAGTTCATCGCTTAACGTACAGTGGGATTATACAAATGTTGATGAAATACAATTAAGCGATATAAATGGAAATTTAGTAATAGGAACTCAGGCACATACAAACAGTACAGTCCTTGATGTTAGTTGCATCAGCGAAGGCGTGTATGTAGTTTCCTTGTTATCTAAAGGCTATTTAATTTCGAGCGAGCAAGTTATAATTATGTAATTAAGTTTAATTTTGTAACAAGCAGTTGAATAATGAATATTAAATCATAATTTATGAAAAAAACAAAGTTAATTTTGGTATTTATAGCTACATTAATCACACAAGCGGCTATTTCGCAGCAACAAACCGTAGGAATATTTTTTAATACTCCTGAGGCATTCAATGGCTACACTCTTTTCTCGCCTTTAGCCGGAACCACAACTTACTTGATAGATAATTGCGGAGAAGTAGTAAACAAGTGGGTATCGGAGCGAAAAGCAGGTCGAATAGCACATATAACTCCCGAAGGCAATTTGGTTAGAGCCACAACATCCGAAAATACGGTTTTTAATGGGGACTGGGGTGGAGGAATAGAAGTTTTTAATTGGGATGGAGAATTAATTTGGGAATACTTTATCTCAGATAGTCTTAATTGTCGACATCACGATATTAAATGTTTGCCTAATGGAAACATTTTAGCTATTTCGTGGGAGTTCCGTACTGCCGAAGAAGCTATGCAGGCTGGCAGGGTTAACGCCCAAAGTGAGGTTTGGTCAGAAACTATTGTAGAAATAAAACCCGATTTTGAAAACGGAGGTGGCACCATAGTTTGGGAATGGAAAGCATGGGATCATTTAATTCAAGATGTTGACCCAAGCATTGATAACTACGGCGTTATTGCCGACAATCCGCAACGAATAGATATTAACTTTTTGGGCGAAAATTCACTCGCTTCAAACTGGCTTCACTTTAACGGTATCGACTATAATGCCGAATTAGACCAGATAGCTATCAGTGTGCATCAATTTAGCGAAATATGGATAATAGACCACTCAACAACGACCGAAGAAGCAGCTTCAAGCATAGGTGGTAATTGCGGGAAAGGAGGTGATTTGCTTTATCGTTGGGGAAATCCCCAGGCATATAAAAGAGGTACCGAAAGTGATAGGAAACTATTTTTGCAACACGATCCTAATTGGATACCCAAAGGGCAAATGGATGAAGGTATGATTATGATTTTCAACAATAGAGCAGGAACCCCTTATGGTATTGATTATTCATCTGTTTATGTTATTGACCCACCTTTGTTAGACGACGGAAATTATTTGTTAGAGAATACAGCTTACGCTCCAGCCGAACCACATTGGAGCTATACAGCTGAAAATCCAACCGATTTTTATTCTGCGTTTATTTCCGGAGCAAGCCGACTCCCTAACAACAACACCCTTATATGTGCCGGAAGGTCAGGAAGATTTTTCGAAATTGATTACGATGGTAATATTGTTTGGGAGTATGTAAATCCTGTAGCCACGAATGGTATTACGCCTCAGTACGCTCAACCGCAGTTAAATACTGTTTTTAAAATAAAAAGATATGCTCCCAATTTTGAAGGGTTTGTAGGACGCCAACTTATTCCGCAAGGGCATATAGAGCAGGGTACAACTACAGAATGCGAAATATACAGCGGTGCTAATGTTGAGAAAATTTACATCAACGGCAATTTTTACGTGTTCCCAAATCCGGCAAGTTCGTTGCTTAACGTACAGTGGGATTATACAAATATTGATAAAATACAACTTACCGATATAAAAGGAAATATACTAATAGAAACTTCGGCATACACTAACAACACAGTAATTGATGTTAGCTGTTTTAACGAAGGAGTATATATAATTTCCTTGTTAAATAAGGGCTATTTGGTATCGAGCAAACAATTTGTTGTAAGGTAATTTGGATCTGTGAAACATGTATCTTAAAATATAGTAGTTAAGGGCAACTATGATATAAAAGAAAAAAAACGTATTATAAATAATTTAGTCATGAAAACAACAAAGTTAATTTTAGCTTTTTTTGTGGCGTTTGCCATGCAAAAGGCTATGTCGCAAGAGCAAACCGTAGGTATATTTTTAAATACTCCTGATGCATTCAATGGTTACACTCTTTTCTCTCCTCAACTAAACACAACAACTTACTTAATAGATAATTGTGGCGAAGTTGTAAATAAGTGGGAATCGGATCGAACTCCGGGACGAATGGCATTTTTAACTCCCGATGGCAATTTAGTCAGAGCAAAGGCAACTGACAATACTGTTTTTAAAAATGGGATAGCTGGTGGAGCTATAGAAATTTTTAATTGGGAAGGAGAACGAATTTGGGAATACTTTATCTCAGATGATTTTCAATGTCAGCACCACGATATTGAATATTTGCCTAATGGAAACATTTTGGCTATTGTATGGGAATATCGTACCCTCGAAGAGCTTATTCAGGTGGGCAGGGTCAATGCTCAAAGTGATATTTGGTCTGAAAAAATTGTAGAAATTCAACCCGATTTTGAAAATGGAATTGGCACAATAGTTTGGGAATGGAGAGTGTGGGATCACTTAATTCAAGATGTTGACCCTAGCATTGATAACTACGGTGTTGTTGAAGACAATCCGCAACGAATAGATATTAACTATTTGGCGGAAAAAGCTTCAGTTGATTGGCTTCACTTTAATGGTATAGATTATAATGCCGAATTAGACCAAATAGCTATTAGCATACACCAATTTAGTGAAATGTGGATAATAGACCATTCAACAACAACTGAAGAAGCTGCTACAAGCGTAGGTGGTAATTGCGGAAAGGGTGGCGACTTGCTTTATCGCTGGGGAAATCCTATAGCATACAAAAGAGGTACCGCAAATGACCAAAAATTGTTTATGCAGCATGATGCTAATTGGATACCAGATGGACAAATGGATGGAGGTATGATTATGATATACAGCAATAGAGCAGGGACTCCTTATGGTCTTCAATATTCTTCTGTTGTTGTTATTGACCCACCTTTATTAGAAGGCGGCAATTATTTATTTGAGAATACTGCTTACGCTCCAGCCGATTTTCATTGGTCTTATACAGCTGAAAATCCAAGCGATTTTTATTCTGCACTTTTTTCAGGAGCAAACCGACTTCCCAATAATAATACTATTATTTGTGAAGCATTGACAGGACGCCTTTTTGAAGTCGATTACGATGGAAATATTGTCTGGCAGTATATAAATCCTGTGGCACAGGACGGTATAATTCCTCAGTACGTTCAACCTCAAGCTAACACAAATAGCGTTTTTCAAACCGTAAGGTACGCACCGGATTTTGAAGGATTTATAGGACGTGAGCTTATACCTCAAGGACACATAGAGCCTGGTACAACCACAGATTGTGAAATATACAGCGGTGCTAATGTTGAGAAATTATACGCCGACGGCAATTTTTACGTATTCCCAAATCCGGCAAGTTCGTTGCTCAACGTACAGTGGGATTACACAAATATTGATAAAATACAACTTACCGATATAAAAGGAAATATATTAATAGAAACTCCGGCATACACTAATAGTTCAGTAATTGATGTTAGCTGTTTTAACGAAGGAGTATATATAATTTCCTTACTGAATAAGGGCTATTTGGTATCGAGCAAGCAAGTTATTATTAAGTAAGTTGAGGCTATGAACTATATATCTTATAAAATCTAAAAGTTTAGGGCAACTATGATATAAAAGAACAAAAAACGTATTATAAATAATTTAGTCATGAAAACAACAAAGTTAATTTTAGTATTTTTAGTTGCGTTTGCTGCGCAAACGGCTATGTCGCAACAACAAACCGTAGGAATATTTTTTAATACTCCCGAGGCGTCCAATGGTTATACTCTTTTAGCGCCTTTATTTGACTCTACAACTTACTTGATAGATAATTGTGGAGAAGTAGTGCACAAGTGGGAATCGGATCGGCTCCCAGGTTTAGCTGCATATATAACAACCGACGGCAATTTGGTTAGAGGAAAGGCGTCGGACAATACAGTTTTTCTTAATGGGATATCAGGTGGAATAATAGAAACTATTAGTTGGGAAGGAGAACGAATTTTTGAATACACTATCTCAGATGGTTATTATTGTCAGCATCACGATATAGAATGCTTACCCAACGGGAACATTTTGGCTACTGTGTGGGAGTACCGCAGTGTAGAAGAAGTTATTCAGGCAGGCAGGGTTAATGCCCAAAGCGAGGTTTGGTCGGAAAATATTGTAGAAATACAACCTGACTACGAAAACGGAACCGGCACAATAGTTTGGGAATGGAAGGCATGGGATCACTTAATTCAAGATGTTGACCCTAACCTTGATAACTACGGTGTTATTGCAGACAATCCGCAGCGTATAGACATTAACTATTTGGGCGAGAAAGAAACCTCTGTTGATTGGCTTCATTTCAATGGTATAGATTATAATGCTGAGTTAGACCAAATAATCGTTAGCGTACATAATTTTAGTGAAATATGGATAATAGACCACTCAACAACAACTGAAGAAGCAGCTACTAGTTTAGGTGGTAATTGCGGAAAAGGTGGCGATTTGCTTTATCGTTGGGGAAATCCATTGGCATACAAGAGTGGTACCGAAAGCGACCAAAAACTGTTTATGCAGCATGATGCTAATTGGATACCTAAGGGGCAGATGGATGAAGGTATGATTATAGTTTATAACAATCAAGCTGGCATACCTTACGGTCTTGAATATTCTTCCATTGATGTTATTGACTCACCATTGTTAGAAGATGGTAATTATTTGTATAAGAACGCAGCTTACGCTCCAGCCGATTTTCATTGGACTTATACAGCGCAAAATCCAAGCGATTTATACTCTGTGCTTTTTTCCGGAGCAAGTCGACTTCCCAATAACAATACTCTTATAAGCGAAGGCACGTCGGGAAAACTTTTCGAGATTGATTACGACGGCAATATAGTTTGGGAATACGTAACTCCCATAGATAATAATGGCATTATACCTCAATATGCGCAACCTCAAATGAACTATATTTTTAAATCTGTAAGATACGCTCCAAATTTTGAAGGGTTTATAGGACGCCAACTTACACCACAAGGGCATATAGAGCCGGGTACAACAACAGAATGCGAAATATACAGCGGTGCTAATGTTGAGAAATTATACACCGACGGCAATTTTTACGTATTTCCAAATCCGGCAAGTTCGTTACTCAACGTCCAGTGGGATTATACAAATATTGATAAAATACAAATTACCGATATAAAAGGAAATTTATTAACACAAACCCCTGTATTTACCAACGGTACAACAATTGACGTTAGTTGTTTCAGCGAAGGGGTGTACATAGCTTCCTTACTGAATAAGGGCTATTTGGTATCGAGTAAGCAGTTTGTTGTTAAGTAAGCTGAATCTGTAAAACATGTATCTTATTAAATCTAGAACTTAAGGGCAACTATGATATAAAAGTACAAAAAAACGTATTTTAAATAATTTACTCATGAAAAAAATAAAGTTGATTTTAGCATTTATTGCTACGATTGCTACATTAACAGCCATGTCGCAGCAGCAAACCGTAGGAATATTTTTTAATACTCCTGAGGCATTTAACGGTTATACCCTTTTCTCGCCTCTAACCGGAACTACAACTTACCTAATAGATAATTGCGGCGAAGTTGTAAACAAGTGGGAATCGGATGCAACACCGGGTTTAGCATCGTATTTAACTCCCGAAGGCAATTTGGTTAGGTGCAAGGCGACGGAAAACGCTGTTTTCCACGGCAGATCGAGTGGAGCGATGGAAGTTTTTAATTGGGAGGGCGAAAGAATTTGGGAATACGCTATTTCCAACGACACTAATTGTCGCCACCACGATATTGAATGTTTGCCTAATGGTAACTTTTTACTTATTGTGTGGGAGTACCATACTCCTGAAGAGGCATCTCAGGTGGGCAGAGTCACCACAGTGAGAGAAGTTTGGTCTGAAAAAATTGTAGAAGTGCAACCCGACTACGAAAACGGAACAGGTACAATAGTTTGGGAATGGAGGGTATGGGATCATTTAATTCAAGATGTTAACCCCAACATAGCTAATTACGGCGTCGTTGCAGATAATCCGCAACGAATAGATATTAACTTTATAGGCGAGACTGAAAACTCTGTAGATTGGCTTCATGCTAACAGTGTAGATTACAATGCCGAGTTAGACCAAATACTTGTCAGCGTGCATCAATTTGGCGAAATATGGATAATAGACCACTCAACAACAACTGAAGAAGCAGCTTCAAGCTCAGGCGGTAATTGTGGAAAGGGTGGCGACTTGCTTTATCGTTGGGGAAATCCCAGAACGTATAAAAGAGGCACTGTAAGTGACCAGAAACTATTTTTGCAACATGATGCCAATTGGATTCCAAAGGGACAAATGGATGAAGGTATGATTTCAATATACAACAATAGAGCAGGCACACCTTACGGTATTGATTATTCTTCTGTTGATGTTATAAACCCACCTTTGTTGGACGACGGCAATTATTTATTCGAGAATGCAGCTTACGCTCCTGCAGATGTGCATTGGACTTATATAGCTGAAAATCCAACCGATTTTTATTCATATAATATTTCCGGAGCAAGCCGACTTCCAAACAATAATACTCTTATTTGCGAAGGCAGGTCGGGAAGGCTTTTTGAAGTCGATTACGAAGGTAATATCGTTTGGCAGTATATAAATCCCGTAGGCATGAATGGTGTTACGCCTCAGTACGTCCAACCTCAATTAAATCTTGTTTTTAAAGTAGAAAGATACGCTCCTGATTTTGAAGGATTTGAAGGTCGTGAACTTATACCGCAAGGGCACATAGAGCCGGGTACATTTGTTGAATGCGAAATTTACGATGGCACTGATATTGAAAGTCTATACGCCGATTATAATTTTCACGTGTTCCCAAATCCGGCAAGCTCGTTGCTTAACATACAGTGGGATTATTCAAATGTTGATGTAATACAATTAAGCGATATAAAAGGAAACTTGTTGGTAGAAATTCCGGCGCACACCAACAGTTCAGTACTCGATGTTAGTTGTTTTAGTGAAGGAGTGTATATAGTTTCACTGTTGCATAAAGGCAATTTGGTTTCAAGCGAGCAAGTTATTGTTATGTAAGTAAGTTTTATTTTGGAACAATTAATTGCCTTTGGCTCTTTGCTATTAGCCGTTAGCCTTTTTGTGGTCAGTGATGGGTGATGAGTGATGAGTGATGGCTTGTCCCGAGTATTCGGGAGTGATGAGTGATGAGTGATGAGTGATGGCTTGTCCCGAGTATTCGGGAGTGATGGGTGATGGGTGGCTTTTGTCAATTAGCCCCAAAACTTCGAGACTTATTGTTTATTGCTCATTGCTCATTGCTCATTGCTCATTGTTCATTGCTAATTGCCAATAGCCAACAGCTACCTCACATCAATGAAATACTAATGCTTATTCTTTGCTTTCTTTAACCTGAGCGTAGCAACTATTAATGCAATATTTTAAAAATAAGTTCTTTTAAAAGTTCGCCATGTGTTGCTGTATTGTTTTCAACTCCAAGAGCTTTTGTTGTGCATTCGCGAATATAGCTTATTATACGAATGGTCTTTTTTAGCGGATAGTTTCTCATTGCAACAAAAAACTCATTTTTATTGTAGTAGTTTAGTTTAAACTTGCTTACAATTTCCTTTTCCGACTTGTTTGGAAGCGAGTGAGCCAAAAGCAATTTATTAAAATGTGAAAAAAGCATTGGCAGAGTTTTAAAAATAGGATTTTCGTTCGGATTTTTATCGAAGTGTATAGCAATCAGATTGGCTTTATAAACATTTTTAAGCGAAATAGCGCTGATGAGTTCAAAAACGTTAAAGTCTTTGCTAATTCCTATATATTTTTCTATATGCTTTTCGTTAATAGTTTCTTTGCTATCAACATTAATAATGAGTTTATCTATCTCGTTTTCAATTTTTTCAAGGTCGTTGCCAACAAATTCCACAATCAAATTTACGGCTTTATTATTGATTTTATAACCTTTTTGAGCAACCCTATCGTTAAGCCATTGTGGAATTTGATTGTCGTACATTTTTTTAACTTCGCAACAAACAGCATTTTCGTTGTTTTCAAAAATTTTGACAATCTTAGCAGGAGGCTTTTTGTATTTAAAGCACATTGCAAATATTGTCGACTGTTGTGGATTTTCGGTATAGGCGATCAGATGTTTAATATTTTCGTCTTTTTTCAGGTCAATGTCTTGACCTTCTTTCAGGATAACAAATTGCTTATCTCCCATCATTGGGAATTGTTTGCAAGTGCCTATAATCTCAATAATGTTGCTGTCTTTACCGTAAAATATATGTTGGTTAAAATCTTTTTCGTCTTCGGTTAAAATGTTTTTAATCATGTGTTCCGAAACTTCATCAATAAAAAAAGGTTCGTCGCCGTATATCAAATACAATGGCGAAAAAATTCTTTTATCTATATTTTTTTTTATTGAGTCGACGGTGTATTTCATAATTAAAACTTGAGGTGCTTAACGGTTATACGTTTTTCTATTAGCTGCTTTAACGACTCTATGCCAAGCGAAACATGTAGTTCCATGTATTTTTGTGTAACAAATTTATCGCTTTCTTCGGTTTTAACACCGCTGGAAATCATAGGTTGGTCTGTAACCAAAAGCAAAGCACCTGTAGGTATGTAATTTGCAAATCCCACAATAAAAATTGTAGCAGTTTCCATATCAACGCCCATAGCTCTTGTGGCGATTAAATATTGTTTAAAATCTTCGTCGTGTTCCCAAACGCGGCGGTTTGTGGTATATACGGTTCCGGTGTAGTAGTCTTGTCCGAAATCGCGAATGGTAGTAGAAATAGCTTTCTGCAAATTAAATGCAGGCAAAGCCGGAATTTCGGGCGGAAAATAATCGTCTGAAGTTCCATCGCCTCTGATAGCAGCTATAGGCAGTATTAAATCGCCCAACTCGTTTATATGTTTTATTCCTCCGCATTTACCCAAAAACAGCACGGCTTTAGGTTTTGCAGCACTAAGCAAATCCATAATAGTTGCAGCATTGGCACTACCCATACCAAAGTTAACCATTGTTATATTGTCTTTTGTGGCACTTGGCATGCTCTTATCAAGCCCTTTTATTTCTACTGAGTTAATATCGGCAAAGGTGTGTAAATAGTCGGAAAAATTT
It encodes the following:
- a CDS encoding AMP nucleosidase, with the protein product MDTKEKIVENWLPRYTGTSVEEFGEYVLLVNFSDYLHTFADINSVEIKGLDKSMPSATKDNITMVNFGMGSANAATIMDLLSAAKPKAVLFLGKCGGIKHINELGDLILPIAAIRGDGTSDDYFPPEIPALPAFNLQKAISTTIRDFGQDYYTGTVYTTNRRVWEHDEDFKQYLIATRAMGVDMETATIFIVGFANYIPTGALLLVTDQPMISSGVKTEESDKFVTQKYMELHVSLGIESLKQLIEKRITVKHLKF
- a CDS encoding aryl-sulfate sulfotransferase produces the protein MKKIKLILAFIATIATLTAMSQQQTVGIFFNTPEAFNGYTLFSPLTGTTTYLIDNCGEVVNKWESDATPGLASYLTPEGNLVRCKATENAVFHGRSSGAMEVFNWEGERIWEYAISNDTNCRHHDIECLPNGNFLLIVWEYHTPEEASQVGRVTTVREVWSEKIVEVQPDYENGTGTIVWEWRVWDHLIQDVNPNIANYGVVADNPQRIDINFIGETENSVDWLHANSVDYNAELDQILVSVHQFGEIWIIDHSTTTEEAASSSGGNCGKGGDLLYRWGNPRTYKRGTVSDQKLFLQHDANWIPKGQMDEGMISIYNNRAGTPYGIDYSSVDVINPPLLDDGNYLFENAAYAPADVHWTYIAENPTDFYSYNISGASRLPNNNTLICEGRSGRLFEVDYEGNIVWQYINPVGMNGVTPQYVQPQLNLVFKVERYAPDFEGFEGRELIPQGHIEPGTFVECEIYDGTDIESLYADYNFHVFPNPASSLLNIQWDYSNVDVIQLSDIKGNLLVEIPAHTNSSVLDVSCFSEGVYIVSLLHKGNLVSSEQVIVM
- the holA gene encoding DNA polymerase III subunit delta, with amino-acid sequence MKYTVDSIKKNIDKRIFSPLYLIYGDEPFFIDEVSEHMIKNILTEDEKDFNQHIFYGKDSNIIEIIGTCKQFPMMGDKQFVILKEGQDIDLKKDENIKHLIAYTENPQQSTIFAMCFKYKKPPAKIVKIFENNENAVCCEVKKMYDNQIPQWLNDRVAQKGYKINNKAVNLIVEFVGNDLEKIENEIDKLIINVDSKETINEKHIEKYIGISKDFNVFELISAISLKNVYKANLIAIHFDKNPNENPIFKTLPMLFSHFNKLLLAHSLPNKSEKEIVSKFKLNYYNKNEFFVAMRNYPLKKTIRIISYIRECTTKALGVENNTATHGELLKELIFKILH